A stretch of Leisingera sp. S132 DNA encodes these proteins:
- a CDS encoding MFS transporter, translating into MLQVLSSAWALLLGVCLLMVGNGLQGTMLGVRGELEGFSTFQMSIVMAAYFVGFLGGSRLAPEMIRRVGHVRVFAALASFISAVMILYPLMPNTIAWALGRMIIGFCFSGVYVTAESWLNNAADNTNRGKALSLYMIVQTIGIIAAQMMIQIGDPAGYEAFIIASILVSVSFGPILLSISPTPAFDTTKPMTLRKLFETSPLGCVGMFLLGGVFSAQFGMSAVYGSAAGLTLWQLSVFVSTFYVGAMLLQYPLGWLSDRMDRRFLILGAALAGGSGAVIGFLFGMEFKMLLVAAFFIGGLSNPLYSLLIAYTNDYLEHDDMAAASGGLIFINGLGAIAGPLITGWLMEDAVFGPAGFFTFIGALMFAMAAYAAYRATQRAAVPVDETGSFAAMSPTATPVAVEFAQEYAIESELEEQETAQETV; encoded by the coding sequence ATGCTGCAGGTGCTGTCGAGCGCATGGGCGCTGTTGCTGGGGGTTTGCTTGCTGATGGTGGGCAACGGCCTGCAGGGCACCATGCTGGGTGTTCGCGGCGAGCTTGAGGGCTTTTCGACCTTCCAGATGTCGATCGTGATGGCGGCCTATTTCGTGGGCTTTCTGGGCGGCTCGCGGCTGGCGCCGGAGATGATCCGCCGGGTTGGCCATGTGCGGGTGTTTGCGGCGCTGGCCTCTTTCATCTCCGCGGTGATGATCCTCTATCCGCTGATGCCGAACACCATTGCCTGGGCACTGGGGCGGATGATCATCGGCTTCTGCTTCTCGGGCGTGTATGTGACCGCCGAAAGCTGGCTGAACAACGCCGCAGACAATACCAACCGGGGCAAGGCGCTGTCGCTCTATATGATCGTGCAGACCATCGGCATCATTGCCGCCCAGATGATGATCCAGATCGGCGACCCGGCCGGCTATGAGGCGTTCATCATCGCGTCGATCCTGGTTTCGGTCTCCTTCGGGCCGATCCTCCTGTCGATCTCGCCGACGCCGGCCTTTGACACCACCAAGCCGATGACCCTGCGCAAGCTGTTTGAAACCTCGCCTCTGGGCTGTGTCGGCATGTTCCTCCTCGGCGGCGTGTTTTCGGCCCAGTTCGGGATGAGCGCCGTTTACGGCTCTGCCGCCGGGCTGACGCTGTGGCAGCTGTCGGTCTTTGTCTCCACCTTCTATGTTGGCGCGATGCTGCTGCAGTATCCGCTGGGCTGGCTGTCGGACCGCATGGACCGCCGTTTCCTGATCCTGGGGGCCGCCCTTGCCGGCGGCAGCGGCGCGGTGATCGGGTTCCTGTTCGGGATGGAGTTCAAGATGCTGCTGGTGGCCGCCTTCTTCATCGGCGGGCTGTCGAACCCGCTTTATTCGCTGCTGATCGCCTATACCAACGACTACCTGGAGCATGACGACATGGCGGCGGCTTCCGGCGGGCTGATCTTCATCAACGGGCTGGGTGCCATTGCCGGGCCGCTGATCACCGGCTGGCTGATGGAGGATGCGGTGTTCGGGCCCGCGGGGTTCTTTACCTTCATCGGCGCGCTGATGTTTGCGATGGCCGCCTATGCCGCCTACCGCGCGACGCAGCGAGCGGCCGTGCCTGTCGATGAAACCGGCAGCTTTGCCGCGATGTCGCCGACAGCAACGCCGGTGGCTGTGGAGTTTGCTCAGGAATACGCCATCGAGAGCGAACTGGAGGAGCAGGAAACTGCCCAAGAAACAGTCTGA
- a CDS encoding GFA family protein, which yields MTGSCRCGATGIEVSEPPVLTAACHCRGCQKMSSSAFSLTAMFPAEAFRVTQGAPVVGGAKGEELSHFCCPECQTWMFTRITGVEGFVNVRPTMFEDCSWFIPFVETWTAAKHPFVQVTAEHSFEHFPAMEEFGGLLAAYAAKA from the coding sequence ATGACCGGCAGCTGCCGCTGCGGTGCCACCGGTATAGAAGTGTCCGAACCGCCGGTTCTCACAGCCGCCTGCCACTGCCGTGGCTGTCAGAAGATGAGTTCCAGCGCCTTTTCCCTGACCGCGATGTTCCCGGCTGAAGCGTTTCGGGTGACGCAGGGCGCCCCTGTGGTTGGAGGTGCCAAGGGGGAGGAATTGAGCCATTTCTGCTGCCCGGAGTGCCAGACCTGGATGTTCACCCGCATCACCGGCGTTGAGGGGTTTGTGAACGTGCGTCCAACGATGTTCGAGGACTGCAGCTGGTTCATCCCGTTCGTTGAGACCTGGACAGCAGCCAAGCATCCGTTTGTGCAGGTCACCGCAGAACACAGCTTTGAGCATTTCCCCGCGATGGAGGAGTTCGGCGGGCTGCTGGCGGCCTATGCCGCAAAAGCCTGA
- a CDS encoding DUF924 family protein — MTGPEEILAFWLDKVGEKGWYLQDDALDQEIRDTFQSTWEAACEGRFSFWLTYPSGTLAYIVLMDQFPRNMFRGEGRAFASDRAALSAAKIAINKNWDLKIDEPARQFFYLPLMHSENLCDQERCIRLMMERMPQTGTSNLLHARAHREVIRQFGRFPYRNEALSRASTSPERAYVQAGGYGETVRQMQAAG, encoded by the coding sequence ATGACTGGTCCCGAAGAGATACTTGCATTCTGGCTCGACAAAGTCGGGGAGAAGGGATGGTATCTGCAGGATGACGCGCTGGATCAGGAGATCCGCGACACGTTCCAAAGCACCTGGGAGGCGGCCTGCGAAGGCCGGTTTTCCTTCTGGCTCACCTACCCGAGCGGCACGCTGGCCTATATTGTCCTGATGGACCAGTTCCCGCGCAATATGTTCCGCGGTGAGGGCCGGGCCTTTGCTTCGGACCGGGCGGCTCTGTCGGCGGCCAAGATCGCCATCAACAAGAACTGGGATCTGAAAATCGACGAGCCGGCGCGGCAGTTCTTCTACCTGCCGCTGATGCATTCGGAAAACCTGTGCGACCAGGAACGCTGCATCCGTCTGATGATGGAGCGGATGCCGCAGACCGGCACCAGCAACCTGCTGCATGCCCGCGCCCACCGTGAAGTGATCCGCCAGTTCGGCCGCTTCCCCTACCGCAACGAGGCCCTGAGCCGCGCCAGCACCAGCCCGGAGCGGGCCTATGTGCAGGCCGGCGGCTATGGCGAGACCGTGCGGCAGATGCAAGCGGCCGGCTGA
- the lpdA gene encoding dihydrolipoyl dehydrogenase → MAAQSYDVIVIGAGPGGYVAAIRAAQLGLKTCVVEREHLGGICLNWGCIPTKALLRSSEVFHLMERAKDFGLKADNIGYDLDAVVKRSRGVAKQLSSGIGHLMKKNKIDVVTGEASIPAKGKVSVKTGKGTQDLTAKNIVLATGARARELPGLEADGDLVWTYKHALQPVRMPKKLLVIGSGAIGIEFASFYNTLGAETTVVEVMDRVLPVEDAEISAFAKKAFVKQGMKIMEKAMVKQLDRGKGKVTAHIETGGKVEKQEFDTVISAVGIVGNVEGLGLEELGVKVDRTHVITDEFCRTGVDGLYAIGDIAGAPWLAHKASHEGVMVAELIAGKHAHPVKPESIAGCTYCQPQVASVGYTEAKAKELGYEIKVGRFPFIGNGKAIALGEAEGMVKTIFDAKTGELLGAHMVGAEVTEMIQGYVVGRQLETTEEDLMNTVFPHPTLSEMMHESVLDAYGRVIHM, encoded by the coding sequence ATGGCCGCACAATCGTATGACGTGATCGTAATCGGCGCCGGGCCGGGGGGCTATGTCGCCGCCATCCGTGCGGCGCAGCTGGGCCTTAAGACCTGTGTGGTCGAGCGGGAGCACCTGGGCGGCATCTGCCTGAACTGGGGCTGCATCCCGACCAAGGCGCTGCTGCGCTCGTCGGAAGTGTTCCACCTGATGGAGCGCGCCAAGGATTTCGGCCTGAAGGCGGACAACATCGGCTATGACCTCGATGCGGTGGTGAAACGCTCGCGCGGAGTGGCGAAACAGCTGTCTTCCGGCATCGGCCACCTGATGAAGAAGAACAAGATCGATGTGGTGACGGGCGAGGCGTCGATTCCGGCCAAGGGCAAGGTTTCGGTCAAGACCGGCAAGGGCACGCAGGATCTGACCGCCAAGAACATCGTGCTGGCCACCGGCGCCCGCGCCCGCGAGCTGCCGGGGCTGGAGGCGGACGGCGATCTGGTCTGGACCTACAAGCACGCGCTGCAGCCCGTCCGCATGCCGAAGAAGCTGCTGGTGATCGGTTCCGGCGCCATCGGCATCGAATTTGCCAGCTTCTACAACACGCTGGGCGCCGAAACCACGGTGGTTGAGGTGATGGACCGGGTGCTGCCGGTCGAGGACGCGGAAATCTCTGCCTTTGCCAAGAAGGCCTTTGTCAAACAGGGCATGAAGATCATGGAGAAAGCCATGGTCAAGCAGCTGGACCGCGGCAAGGGCAAGGTGACAGCCCATATCGAGACCGGCGGCAAGGTGGAGAAACAGGAGTTCGACACCGTGATTTCCGCCGTGGGGATCGTCGGCAACGTCGAGGGCCTGGGGCTGGAAGAGCTGGGCGTCAAGGTCGACCGCACCCATGTGATCACGGATGAGTTCTGCCGCACCGGCGTTGACGGGCTTTATGCCATCGGCGACATCGCCGGCGCGCCGTGGCTGGCGCACAAGGCGTCCCACGAGGGCGTTATGGTGGCCGAGCTGATCGCGGGCAAGCACGCGCATCCGGTGAAGCCCGAAAGCATTGCCGGCTGCACATACTGCCAGCCGCAGGTCGCCTCTGTCGGTTATACCGAAGCCAAGGCCAAGGAGCTGGGCTATGAGATCAAGGTCGGCCGCTTCCCCTTCATCGGCAACGGCAAGGCGATTGCGCTGGGGGAGGCCGAGGGCATGGTCAAGACCATCTTTGACGCCAAGACCGGCGAGCTGCTGGGCGCCCATATGGTCGGCGCCGAGGTGACCGAGATGATCCAGGGCTATGTGGTGGGCCGCCAGCTGGAGACCACCGAGGAAGACCTGATGAACACCGTCTTCCCGCACCCGACGCTGTCCGAGATGATGCATGAGAGCGTGCTGGATGCCTATGGGCGCGTGATCCATATGTAA
- the queA gene encoding tRNA preQ1(34) S-adenosylmethionine ribosyltransferase-isomerase QueA has translation MKLSDFDFDLPDDLIATRPANPRSSARLLVAEGGSLHDGHVTDLIRWLQPGDRLVLNDTKVIPARLSGLRHRDSTQGAVAAKIEATLLEPRADGTWAALLKPLKKIKAGEEIVFSEELSARLEAIEDGQGHLRFNLSGTSFDAALAEAGAMPLPPYIAAKRAADEQDKTDYQTVWAKNSGAVAAPTASLHFDAPLLEALKARGVEISYVTLHVGAGTFLPVKVEDVTTHRMHAEWGKVSEEAAAEIAATKAAGGRVIPVGTTALRLIESAAKDGRIHAWEGDTDIFIYPGFTFQVADALMTNFHLPKSTLLMLVSALMGQEEIRKIYAHAVENRYRFFSYGDASLLIPAKANTSQKSGGKS, from the coding sequence ATGAAACTCAGCGATTTCGATTTTGACCTGCCCGACGACCTGATTGCCACCCGGCCTGCCAATCCGCGCAGCTCGGCCCGCCTCTTGGTGGCCGAGGGCGGCAGCCTGCACGACGGGCACGTGACGGACCTGATCCGCTGGCTGCAGCCCGGCGACCGGCTGGTGCTGAACGATACCAAGGTGATCCCGGCGCGCCTGAGCGGGCTGCGGCACCGCGACAGCACCCAAGGCGCCGTGGCGGCCAAAATTGAGGCGACCCTGCTGGAGCCGCGCGCCGACGGCACCTGGGCGGCGCTGCTGAAGCCCTTGAAGAAGATCAAGGCGGGCGAGGAGATCGTCTTTTCCGAAGAGCTGAGTGCCAGGCTGGAAGCCATCGAAGACGGCCAGGGGCATTTGCGCTTCAACCTGAGCGGCACCAGCTTCGACGCGGCGCTGGCGGAGGCCGGCGCGATGCCGCTGCCGCCCTATATCGCCGCCAAGCGTGCCGCGGATGAGCAGGACAAGACCGACTATCAGACCGTCTGGGCCAAGAACTCCGGCGCGGTGGCAGCACCGACAGCCTCGCTGCATTTCGACGCGCCGCTGCTGGAGGCGCTGAAGGCGCGCGGAGTTGAGATTTCCTATGTCACCCTGCATGTGGGGGCGGGCACCTTTCTGCCGGTGAAGGTGGAGGATGTGACCACCCACCGGATGCACGCGGAATGGGGCAAGGTGAGCGAAGAGGCCGCAGCAGAGATCGCCGCAACCAAGGCCGCAGGCGGGCGGGTGATCCCGGTCGGCACCACGGCGCTGCGGCTGATCGAAAGCGCGGCCAAGGACGGCCGGATCCACGCTTGGGAAGGCGACACTGACATCTTTATCTACCCGGGGTTCACGTTCCAGGTGGCGGATGCGCTGATGACCAATTTCCACTTGCCGAAATCAACCCTGCTGATGCTGGTCTCGGCGCTGATGGGGCAGGAGGAAATCCGCAAGATCTATGCCCATGCCGTTGAGAACCGCTACCGGTTCTTCTCTTACGGCGACGCGTCGCTTTTGATCCCGGCCAAGGCGAATACATCTCAGAAAAGCGGCGGAAAATCATAG